Proteins encoded by one window of Melanotaenia boesemani isolate fMelBoe1 chromosome 10, fMelBoe1.pri, whole genome shotgun sequence:
- the mlc1 gene encoding membrane protein MLC1 isoform X3, producing the protein MMQREELSAREEFTYSHMPTLERGNGTLGRRGDRGAERRPDRGERDRLERDSYTVDVRASDLQLAQPEPLKHPCFSYRAWLYSVLIGGSLLIASGFSLYLGNVFPFAMDYLRCAAGSGIPAAVVSFAIAKNRHVAVSDFQVVYVSTFAVTTTCLVWFGCKLVLNPSAVNINFNLILMILLEVLMASTVILSARSAEDCCCHRKSVMYDRPVVVKPAVFPTQLLKAYSVIEVIVGISAVFGGIIALNMDALLPGPYLSVTFFWILVACFPSAIASHVVSEYPNKCLVEVLIAISSMTSPLLFSASGFLSCSVISFIEIFLYDVPTAKQSYDILLLILMVLLLVQAILTAATVVHCATYKSQLRMGAPECDDSMQTTTHYSEQQASNGMLQDFDKDRAWKAVVVQMAQ; encoded by the exons ATGATGCAGCGTGAGGAGCTGTCAGCCAGAGAGGAGTTCACCTACAGCCACATGCCCACTTTGGAAAGAGGCAATGGGACGCTGGGCCGCCGGGGCGACAGGGGAGCAGAAAGAAGGCCAGACAGGGGGGAGAGGGACAGGCTTGAGCGGGACAGCTACACAGTGGACGTGAGGGCCAGTGACCTGCAGCTGGCCCAGCCGGAGCCTCTAAAGCACCCCTGCTTCAGCTACAGGGCCTGGCTCTACAGTGTCCTCATAGGG GGCAGTCTCCTAATTGCATCGGGTTTCTCTCTGTACCTGGGAAATGTGTTTCCTTTTGCCATGGACTACCTGCGCTGTGCTGCAGGCTCT GGCATTCCTGCAGCAGTAGTTAGTTTTGCTATTGCCAAGAACAGACATGTTGCA GTGTCAGATTTCCAGGTGGTCTATGTATCAACATTTGCAGTAACGACCACCTGCCTGGTGTGGTTTGGTTGTAAACTGGTCTTGAATCCCTCTGCTGTCAAT ATCAACTTTAACctcattttgatgattttgcTGGAGGTGTTGATGGCCAGCACTGTCATCCTGTCAGCTCGCTCTGCAGAGGACTGCTGTTGCCAcaggaag TCTGTGATGTATGACAGGCCTGTGGTTGTTAAACCTGCAGTGTTTCCTACTCAACTCCTAAAGGCATATTCT GTGATTGAAGTAATCGTGGGAATCTCTGCTGTATTTGGAGGCATTATTGCGCTCAACATGGACGCGTTGCTGCCAGGTCCCTACTTGTCAGTCACATTTTTCTGGATCCTCGTGGCT TGTTTTCCAAGTGCTATCGCCAGTCATGTTGTGTCAGAATACCCAAATAAATGTCTG GTGGAGGTGCTTATTGCTATCAGCAGCATGACGTCGCCTCTCCTCTTTTCGGCCTCCGGCTTCCTCTCTTGCAGTGTGATCAGCTTTATTGAAATTTTCCTTTATGATGTGCCTACAGCCAAG CAATCCTACGACATCCTGCTGTTGATTCTGATGGTGCTACTCCTGGTGCAGGCAATTCTTACTGCAGCCACTGTGGTGCACTGTGCCACATACAAGAGTCAGCTCCGCATGGGAGCCCCAGAGTGTGATGACAGCATGCAAACCACAACCCATTACAGCGAG CAGCAAGCATCCAATGGAATGCTGCAGGATTTTGACAAGGACAGAGCCTGGAAGGCAGTTGTGGTGCAAATGGCTCAATGA
- the mlc1 gene encoding membrane protein MLC1 isoform X4 encodes MMQREELSAREEFTYSHMPTLERGNGTLGRRGDRGAERRPDRGERDRLERDSYTVDVRASDLQLAQPEPLKHPCFSYRAWLYSVLIGVRDKMGSLLIASGFSLYLGNVFPFAMDYLRCAAGSGIPAAVVSFAIAKNRHVAVSDFQVVYVSTFAVTTTCLVWFGCKLVLNPSAVNINFNLILMILLEVLMASTVILSARSAEDCCCHRKSVMYDRPVVVKPAVFPTQLLKAYSVIEVIVGISAVFGGIIALNMDALLPGPYLSVTFFWILVACFPSAIASHVVSEYPNKCLVEVLIAISSMTSPLLFSASGFLSCSVISFIEIFLYDVPTAKVNLISNPTTSCC; translated from the exons ATGATGCAGCGTGAGGAGCTGTCAGCCAGAGAGGAGTTCACCTACAGCCACATGCCCACTTTGGAAAGAGGCAATGGGACGCTGGGCCGCCGGGGCGACAGGGGAGCAGAAAGAAGGCCAGACAGGGGGGAGAGGGACAGGCTTGAGCGGGACAGCTACACAGTGGACGTGAGGGCCAGTGACCTGCAGCTGGCCCAGCCGGAGCCTCTAAAGCACCCCTGCTTCAGCTACAGGGCCTGGCTCTACAGTGTCCTCATAGGGGTGAGGGATAAAATG GGCAGTCTCCTAATTGCATCGGGTTTCTCTCTGTACCTGGGAAATGTGTTTCCTTTTGCCATGGACTACCTGCGCTGTGCTGCAGGCTCT GGCATTCCTGCAGCAGTAGTTAGTTTTGCTATTGCCAAGAACAGACATGTTGCA GTGTCAGATTTCCAGGTGGTCTATGTATCAACATTTGCAGTAACGACCACCTGCCTGGTGTGGTTTGGTTGTAAACTGGTCTTGAATCCCTCTGCTGTCAAT ATCAACTTTAACctcattttgatgattttgcTGGAGGTGTTGATGGCCAGCACTGTCATCCTGTCAGCTCGCTCTGCAGAGGACTGCTGTTGCCAcaggaag TCTGTGATGTATGACAGGCCTGTGGTTGTTAAACCTGCAGTGTTTCCTACTCAACTCCTAAAGGCATATTCT GTGATTGAAGTAATCGTGGGAATCTCTGCTGTATTTGGAGGCATTATTGCGCTCAACATGGACGCGTTGCTGCCAGGTCCCTACTTGTCAGTCACATTTTTCTGGATCCTCGTGGCT TGTTTTCCAAGTGCTATCGCCAGTCATGTTGTGTCAGAATACCCAAATAAATGTCTG GTGGAGGTGCTTATTGCTATCAGCAGCATGACGTCGCCTCTCCTCTTTTCGGCCTCCGGCTTCCTCTCTTGCAGTGTGATCAGCTTTATTGAAATTTTCCTTTATGATGTGCCTACAGCCAAGGTGAATTTAATAAG CAATCCTACGACATCCTGCTGTTGA
- the mlc1 gene encoding membrane protein MLC1 isoform X1: MMQREELSAREEFTYSHMPTLERGNGTLGRRGDRGAERRPDRGERDRLERDSYTVDVRASDLQLAQPEPLKHPCFSYRAWLYSVLIGVRDKMGSLLIASGFSLYLGNVFPFAMDYLRCAAGSGIPAAVVSFAIAKNRHVAVSDFQVVYVSTFAVTTTCLVWFGCKLVLNPSAVNINFNLILMILLEVLMASTVILSARSAEDCCCHRKSVMYDRPVVVKPAVFPTQLLKAYSVIEVIVGISAVFGGIIALNMDALLPGPYLSVTFFWILVACFPSAIASHVVSEYPNKCLVEVLIAISSMTSPLLFSASGFLSCSVISFIEIFLYDVPTAKQSYDILLLILMVLLLVQAILTAATVVHCATYKSQLRMGAPECDDSMQTTTHYSEQQASNGMLQDFDKDRAWKAVVVQMAQ; this comes from the exons ATGATGCAGCGTGAGGAGCTGTCAGCCAGAGAGGAGTTCACCTACAGCCACATGCCCACTTTGGAAAGAGGCAATGGGACGCTGGGCCGCCGGGGCGACAGGGGAGCAGAAAGAAGGCCAGACAGGGGGGAGAGGGACAGGCTTGAGCGGGACAGCTACACAGTGGACGTGAGGGCCAGTGACCTGCAGCTGGCCCAGCCGGAGCCTCTAAAGCACCCCTGCTTCAGCTACAGGGCCTGGCTCTACAGTGTCCTCATAGGGGTGAGGGATAAAATG GGCAGTCTCCTAATTGCATCGGGTTTCTCTCTGTACCTGGGAAATGTGTTTCCTTTTGCCATGGACTACCTGCGCTGTGCTGCAGGCTCT GGCATTCCTGCAGCAGTAGTTAGTTTTGCTATTGCCAAGAACAGACATGTTGCA GTGTCAGATTTCCAGGTGGTCTATGTATCAACATTTGCAGTAACGACCACCTGCCTGGTGTGGTTTGGTTGTAAACTGGTCTTGAATCCCTCTGCTGTCAAT ATCAACTTTAACctcattttgatgattttgcTGGAGGTGTTGATGGCCAGCACTGTCATCCTGTCAGCTCGCTCTGCAGAGGACTGCTGTTGCCAcaggaag TCTGTGATGTATGACAGGCCTGTGGTTGTTAAACCTGCAGTGTTTCCTACTCAACTCCTAAAGGCATATTCT GTGATTGAAGTAATCGTGGGAATCTCTGCTGTATTTGGAGGCATTATTGCGCTCAACATGGACGCGTTGCTGCCAGGTCCCTACTTGTCAGTCACATTTTTCTGGATCCTCGTGGCT TGTTTTCCAAGTGCTATCGCCAGTCATGTTGTGTCAGAATACCCAAATAAATGTCTG GTGGAGGTGCTTATTGCTATCAGCAGCATGACGTCGCCTCTCCTCTTTTCGGCCTCCGGCTTCCTCTCTTGCAGTGTGATCAGCTTTATTGAAATTTTCCTTTATGATGTGCCTACAGCCAAG CAATCCTACGACATCCTGCTGTTGATTCTGATGGTGCTACTCCTGGTGCAGGCAATTCTTACTGCAGCCACTGTGGTGCACTGTGCCACATACAAGAGTCAGCTCCGCATGGGAGCCCCAGAGTGTGATGACAGCATGCAAACCACAACCCATTACAGCGAG CAGCAAGCATCCAATGGAATGCTGCAGGATTTTGACAAGGACAGAGCCTGGAAGGCAGTTGTGGTGCAAATGGCTCAATGA
- the mlc1 gene encoding membrane protein MLC1 isoform X2: protein MMQREELSAREEFTYSHMPTLERGNGTLGRRGDRGAERRPDRGERDRLERDSYTVDVRASDLQLAQPEPLKHPCFSYRAWLYSVLIGVRDKMGSLLIASGFSLYLGNVFPFAMDYLRCAAGSGIPAAVVSFAIAKNRHVAVSDFQVVYVSTFAVTTTCLVWFGCKLVLNPSAVNINFNLILMILLEVLMASTVILSARSAEDCCCHRKSVMYDRPVVVKPAVFPTQLLKAYSVIEVIVGISAVFGGIIALNMDALLPGPYLSVTFFWILVACFPSAIASHVVSEYPNKCLVEVLIAISSMTSPLLFSASGFLSCSVISFIEIFLYDVPTAKQSYDILLLILMVLLLVQAILTAATVVHCATYKSQLRMGAPECDDSMQTTTHYSEQASNGMLQDFDKDRAWKAVVVQMAQ, encoded by the exons ATGATGCAGCGTGAGGAGCTGTCAGCCAGAGAGGAGTTCACCTACAGCCACATGCCCACTTTGGAAAGAGGCAATGGGACGCTGGGCCGCCGGGGCGACAGGGGAGCAGAAAGAAGGCCAGACAGGGGGGAGAGGGACAGGCTTGAGCGGGACAGCTACACAGTGGACGTGAGGGCCAGTGACCTGCAGCTGGCCCAGCCGGAGCCTCTAAAGCACCCCTGCTTCAGCTACAGGGCCTGGCTCTACAGTGTCCTCATAGGGGTGAGGGATAAAATG GGCAGTCTCCTAATTGCATCGGGTTTCTCTCTGTACCTGGGAAATGTGTTTCCTTTTGCCATGGACTACCTGCGCTGTGCTGCAGGCTCT GGCATTCCTGCAGCAGTAGTTAGTTTTGCTATTGCCAAGAACAGACATGTTGCA GTGTCAGATTTCCAGGTGGTCTATGTATCAACATTTGCAGTAACGACCACCTGCCTGGTGTGGTTTGGTTGTAAACTGGTCTTGAATCCCTCTGCTGTCAAT ATCAACTTTAACctcattttgatgattttgcTGGAGGTGTTGATGGCCAGCACTGTCATCCTGTCAGCTCGCTCTGCAGAGGACTGCTGTTGCCAcaggaag TCTGTGATGTATGACAGGCCTGTGGTTGTTAAACCTGCAGTGTTTCCTACTCAACTCCTAAAGGCATATTCT GTGATTGAAGTAATCGTGGGAATCTCTGCTGTATTTGGAGGCATTATTGCGCTCAACATGGACGCGTTGCTGCCAGGTCCCTACTTGTCAGTCACATTTTTCTGGATCCTCGTGGCT TGTTTTCCAAGTGCTATCGCCAGTCATGTTGTGTCAGAATACCCAAATAAATGTCTG GTGGAGGTGCTTATTGCTATCAGCAGCATGACGTCGCCTCTCCTCTTTTCGGCCTCCGGCTTCCTCTCTTGCAGTGTGATCAGCTTTATTGAAATTTTCCTTTATGATGTGCCTACAGCCAAG CAATCCTACGACATCCTGCTGTTGATTCTGATGGTGCTACTCCTGGTGCAGGCAATTCTTACTGCAGCCACTGTGGTGCACTGTGCCACATACAAGAGTCAGCTCCGCATGGGAGCCCCAGAGTGTGATGACAGCATGCAAACCACAACCCATTACAGCGAG CAAGCATCCAATGGAATGCTGCAGGATTTTGACAAGGACAGAGCCTGGAAGGCAGTTGTGGTGCAAATGGCTCAATGA
- the panx2 gene encoding pannexin-2: protein MQNILDQNLDMATALLAGEKLKELILPGSSQDEKGGALAGLMVQLKLELPFDRVVTIGTVIIPILLVTLVFTRNFAEESIYCYTPHNFTRDQALYARGYCWTELRDAIPDKEPAHWPSLFEHKFLPYALLAFAGIMYIPALGWEFLASTRLTSELNFLLQEIDNCYHRAAEGRAPKIEKQIQSKGPGITERERREIIENAEKEKSPEQNLFEKYLERRGQSNFLAKIYLARHLAIICLSSIPISYLSAYYARQRQNEFTCALGEPPDISSYPELKLRVNCKLPAVQLQRIMAAVDIALLCTMNLIILLNLLHLFVVRKSNFVFDKLHKVGIKTRRRWQKSQFCDINILAMFCNENRDHIKSLNRLDFITNESDLMYDNVVRQLLAALAQSNHDATPTVRDSGIQTIDPNMDPSDLRVGEMGGEPLVIKRPRKKIKWIPTSNPLPQPFKEPLTLTRLENNNKPEKPKPVRRKTVADSFMAPLLDNKSTQLSSTKDLGGMEKKHARNFSLDVHPYMLTIRKPKVEATTTEPLPSEHNMDTVYLEGTHTIVHVSGAITETKVCSPESTNTAFNTVTLPTTTYVNGVSPNPPSSEDALSPKTSPAQAEPLTQTENLETQPPPLTKASAHQLLSIHHTLFEEEEDEQNRRDRLSERAGELIAAGEC, encoded by the exons ATGCAGAACATTCTTGACCAAAATTTAGACATGGCCACAGCGCTTCTCGCAGGCGAAAAGCTGAAGGAGCTGATCCTGCCGGGCTCCTCTCAGGATGAGAAGGGTGGGGCACTGGCCGGCCTCATGGTGCAACTCAAACTGGAGCTGCCCTTTGATCGTGTTGTTACTATAGGGACGGTCATCATCCCCATCCTCCTGGTCACCCTCGTCTTCACAAGAAACTTTGCAG AGGAGTCTATATACTGTTACACACCACACAACTTCACCCGAGACCAGGCACTGTATGCGAGGGGCTACTGCTGGACAGAGCTCCGAGATGCTATTCCTGATAAGGAGCCTGCTCATTGGCCTTCACTGTTTGAACACAAGTTTTTACCCTATGCTCTGCTGGCCTTTGCTGGAATCATGTACATTCCTGCTTTGGGCTGGGAGTTCCTTGCCTCTACGCGGCTCACATCGGAGCTCAATTTCCTGCTTCAAGAGATTGACAACTGCTACCATAGAGCTGCTGAGGGCCGAGCCCCAAAGATTGAGAAACAAATTCAATCCAAAGGACCTGGCATAACTGAGCGAGAGAGGAGGGAGATCATAGAGAATGCAGAAAAGGAGAAGAGCCctgaacagaatctgtttgaaaaatatttagagAGACGAGGCCAAAGTAACTTTTTGGCTAAGATTTACCTGGCACGTCACCTGGCTATTATCTGCCTTAGTTCCATCCCCATTTCCTACCTTAGCGCATACTATGCCCGCCAAAGGCAGAATGAATTCACCTGCGCACTAGGAGAACCCCCAGACATTAGCAGCTATCCAGAGCTGAAGCTCAGGGTCAACTGTAAGCTGCctgctgtgcagctgcagcGCATCATGGCCGCTGTGGACATAGCTCTGCTCTGCACCATGAACCTCATTATTCTGCTTAACTTGCTGCACTTGTTTGTGGTGCGCAAGTCCAACTTTGTATTTGACAAACTGCATAAAGTTGGAATTAAAACACGGCGCCGCTGGCAGAAGTCTCAGTTCTGTGACATTAACATCCTGGCCATGTTCTGCAATGAGAATAGGGACCACATCAAGTCATTAAACAGACTGGACTTCATCACTAATGAGAGTGACCTCATGTACGACAACGTGGTCAGGCAGCTGTTGGCTGCACTTGCACAGTCCAATCATGATGCCACACCCACTGTGAGAGACTCTGGCATACAGACAATTGATCCCAACATGGATCCTTCTGATCTCAGAGTGGGAGAGATGGGTGGGGAGCCACTGGTCATCAAACGGCCCCGTAAGAAGATTAAATGGATTCCAACCTCAAACCCCCTTCCTCAGCCATTCAAG GAACCACTTACCCTGACTCGTTTGGAAAATAACAACAAGCCTGAAAAACCAAAACCAGTCAGACGCAAAACAGTAGCAGACAGCTTCATGGCCCCACTTCTGGATAACAAGAGCACACAACTTTCGTCAACAAAAG atttGGGTGGAATGGAGAAGAAGCATGCACGCAACTTCTCCCTGGATGTTCATCCGTATATGCTGACGATTCGTAAGCCAAAGGTGGAAGCCACAACCACAGAACCACTCCCCTCAGAGCACAACATGGACACAGTGTACCTAGAAGGCACACACACTATTGTTCATGTGTCGGGAGCAATTACAG aaactaaGGTTTGCTCTCCAGAATCGACTAACACTGCCTTTAATACAGTGACTCTTCCGACCACCACTTATGTAAATGGTGTGAGTCCAAACCCTCCATCTAGTGAGGATGCACTTAGTCCCAAGACCTCCCCTGCACAAGCAGAGCCTCTGACTCAAACGGAAAACCTTGAGACTCAACCTCCACCCCTGACCAAAGCCTCCGCACACCAACTGCTAAGCATACATCATACTCTCtttgaggaagaagaggatgaacAAAATAGGAGGGACAGGCTGTCAGAGAGAGCTGGGGAGCTCATTGCTGCTGGAGAATGTTGA